In Elusimicrobiota bacterium, one DNA window encodes the following:
- a CDS encoding NAD(P)-dependent oxidoreductase has translation MRIWVTGSRGYLGSRLLKSLRRRFPGAAVFGDQPGGGETRRFKSVEDVRAALVRRRPTHVLHCAGLARPASRRRLMAAHVAPTFFLLEAIRRLPFPRPRVLLLGSAAEYGAGRSGRRFSEKTPCRPQTEYGLSKHLQTQLGLSYHALGVPVIVARLFNLFAPDAPPTFAVSRVWGLLRRKKPPRAFSVKTGPPDAVRDYLTPGDAFEALGALLARGRPGEIYNVCSGRGLRMGDLFDAMARGAGVNVIWKATGAGSGKSAASFAVGNPAKIRRRTGWRPRVDVLAAARAGRTS, from the coding sequence GTGCGAATTTGGGTGACGGGCAGCCGGGGGTATCTCGGTTCCCGACTTCTAAAGAGCCTTCGCCGCCGGTTTCCCGGCGCGGCCGTTTTCGGCGACCAACCCGGCGGGGGCGAAACCCGACGGTTTAAATCCGTGGAGGACGTTCGCGCCGCTTTGGTCCGCCGGCGCCCCACCCACGTCCTTCACTGCGCCGGTCTCGCCCGGCCGGCGTCCCGCCGCCGCCTGATGGCGGCCCACGTCGCCCCGACGTTTTTCCTGCTCGAAGCGATCCGCCGACTCCCCTTCCCGCGCCCGCGCGTTCTTCTTTTGGGATCGGCGGCGGAATACGGCGCGGGGCGTTCCGGGCGTCGTTTTTCGGAAAAAACCCCCTGCCGCCCGCAAACGGAATACGGCCTTTCCAAACACCTTCAAACCCAATTGGGATTGTCCTACCACGCCCTCGGCGTGCCCGTGATCGTGGCGCGCCTTTTTAATTTGTTCGCCCCCGACGCGCCGCCCACCTTCGCGGTCTCCCGGGTGTGGGGCCTCCTGCGGCGCAAAAAACCCCCTCGGGCGTTTTCGGTCAAGACGGGGCCGCCGGACGCCGTCCGGGATTACCTGACCCCGGGGGACGCGTTTGAAGCCCTGGGCGCGTTGTTGGCCCGCGGACGTCCCGGGGAGATTTACAACGTCTGTTCGGGGCGCGGCCTTCGAATGGGGGATTTGTTCGACGCGATGGCCCGGGGCGCGGGGGTGAACGTGATATGGAAAGCGACGGGCGCGGGGTCCGGCAAGTCGGCCGCGTCTTTCGCCGTGGGCAACCCCGCCAAAATTCGCCGACGGACCGGTTGGCGGCCCCGGGTCGACGTGCTGGCCGCCGCCCGGGCGGGGCGGACATCGTGA
- a CDS encoding GDP-mannose 4,6-dehydratase — MTLLRRRPRLKIDRARARPAASEVDLLLCDAGKARRLLDWTPRVGLDEGLRRTADYIRRHPGACRPGDYAR; from the coding sequence ATGACGCTTCTCCGCCGACGGCCGCGCCTTAAAATCGACCGCGCCCGGGCCCGGCCCGCCGCCAGCGAAGTGGACTTGTTGCTCTGCGACGCGGGCAAGGCCCGTCGACTCTTGGACTGGACGCCCCGGGTGGGCCTGGACGAAGGTCTTCGCCGCACCGCCGACTACATTCGCCGGCATCCCGGCGCCTGTCGCCCCGGGGACTACGCCCGATGA
- a CDS encoding NTP transferase domain-containing protein, which produces MRAVILAGGRGTRLQPFTINFPKPLMPLGDKPVLEVLMERLLAHGVTDMTLALGHLGELVKAYFDQKPDWKKRITLRLVHEDAPLGTAGALSLVPDLKDTFLVLNGDLLTDLDVGALVAFHRERGAALTIAAHTREVKIDLGVLDIDADRRVTGYREKPVSTLEVSMGIYVYEPRVLKWIKPGVLLDFPDLVLALLRAGERVVAFPGRCQWLDIGRPDDYRQAQELFTKDAGPSMTSV; this is translated from the coding sequence CTGCGGGCCGTGATCCTGGCCGGGGGCCGGGGCACGCGACTGCAGCCCTTCACCATCAATTTCCCCAAACCCCTGATGCCCCTGGGGGACAAGCCGGTTTTGGAAGTGCTCATGGAGCGGCTCCTCGCCCACGGGGTGACGGACATGACCTTGGCGCTGGGACATTTGGGCGAGCTCGTGAAGGCTTATTTTGACCAAAAGCCCGATTGGAAAAAAAGAATAACCCTCCGTCTTGTGCACGAGGACGCGCCGCTCGGGACCGCCGGGGCCCTGTCGCTGGTGCCCGACTTGAAGGACACCTTTTTGGTGTTGAACGGCGATCTCCTGACCGACCTGGACGTCGGCGCCCTGGTGGCCTTTCACCGGGAGCGCGGCGCGGCCCTCACCATCGCGGCCCACACGCGGGAAGTCAAAATCGACCTGGGCGTCCTGGACATCGACGCCGACCGCCGGGTGACCGGTTACCGGGAAAAACCCGTGTCCACCTTGGAAGTCAGCATGGGCATCTACGTCTACGAACCGCGCGTTTTAAAATGGATTAAACCCGGTGTTCTTTTGGATTTTCCGGATCTGGTGCTGGCGCTCTTGCGGGCGGGCGAACGGGTGGTCGCCTTCCCCGGCCGGTGCCAGTGGTTGGACATCGGCCGCCCCGACGATTACCGCCAGGCCCAGGAACTTTTCACGAAGGACGCGGGCCCGTCGATGACCTCCGTTTAA